A genomic region of Xiphophorus couchianus chromosome 18, X_couchianus-1.0, whole genome shotgun sequence contains the following coding sequences:
- the cox7a1 gene encoding cytochrome c oxidase subunit 7A1, mitochondrial → MNRLLNVPVAAVRAFSSSSRNLKNKVPEAQKLFQEDNGLPVHIKGGTSDVLLYRATMLLTAAGTCYSLYWLLVASMPNKKE, encoded by the exons ATGAATCGTCTTCTG AACGTTCCTGTGGCGGCCGTCCGGGCcttcagcagctccagcaggaaCCTGAAGAACAAAGTTCCTGAGGCGCAGAAACTCTTCCAG GAAGACAACGGGCTGCCGGTCCATATCAAGGGCGGAACCAGCGATGTTCTGCTGTACCGGGCCACCATGTTGCTGACTGCCGCAG GAACCTGCTACTCCCTCTACTGGCTGCTTGTTGCCTCCATGCCTAATAAGAAGGAATGA